A section of the Dehalobacter sp. DCM genome encodes:
- the ftsW gene encoding putative lipid II flippase FtsW gives MIRKILKVDPVLLGVILILLLIGIVMTYSSSAVKGYLYYEDPYHYFKAELMWVALGLAAMAFALAIDMQLLYTWAKPILIAALILLILVKIPGIGRTVNGATRWIGVGPMSIQPSEVIKLAMVLTMSRFLSLNPNRILSFRQGIIPSLGLLGVVCALIMLQPDLGTTLVIAATVFFMLLAVGARLGHMAGLGLAGIAMVAAAIAAAPYRMRRIFAFLDPWADPSGKGYQTIQALLALGPGGLFGLGLGQSRQKFLYLPENHTDFIFAMIGEELGFIGASLVVLLFFLFIWRGFRTAMLAPNAFMGLMAVGLTSLIGIQAMINMGVVSGVLPVTGITLPFISYGGTSLLFTMIGTGLLLNISAVSNRSEEVF, from the coding sequence GTGATCCGAAAAATTCTGAAAGTTGATCCTGTCTTATTGGGAGTCATTCTTATACTGCTCTTGATCGGGATCGTCATGACGTATAGTTCAAGTGCGGTTAAAGGGTATCTGTATTATGAGGATCCGTATCATTATTTTAAAGCGGAATTGATGTGGGTCGCTTTGGGGCTAGCCGCGATGGCTTTTGCTCTGGCCATCGATATGCAGCTCCTCTATACATGGGCAAAACCGATCCTTATAGCCGCTTTGATTTTACTCATTTTGGTTAAAATACCTGGAATTGGCCGTACCGTTAACGGCGCAACGCGTTGGATCGGGGTGGGCCCGATGTCCATTCAGCCATCGGAGGTTATTAAGCTGGCCATGGTTTTGACAATGTCCCGATTTCTCTCATTGAATCCGAACAGGATCCTGTCTTTTCGTCAAGGAATTATCCCTTCATTGGGACTGCTGGGCGTTGTCTGTGCTTTGATTATGCTGCAGCCAGATTTAGGAACAACGTTAGTGATCGCGGCTACCGTCTTCTTTATGCTTCTGGCTGTAGGCGCGAGACTTGGACATATGGCCGGGCTTGGGCTGGCTGGGATCGCGATGGTTGCAGCGGCGATTGCCGCGGCGCCCTATCGCATGCGGCGTATCTTCGCTTTTCTTGATCCGTGGGCAGACCCGTCGGGAAAAGGATATCAGACCATCCAAGCACTTTTAGCATTGGGACCGGGAGGATTATTCGGACTGGGCTTAGGCCAAAGCAGACAAAAATTTCTCTATCTGCCGGAGAATCACACGGATTTTATTTTTGCGATGATTGGCGAAGAGCTTGGCTTTATCGGGGCATCCTTGGTCGTCCTGCTGTTCTTTCTGTTCATCTGGCGAGGGTTTCGAACGGCAATGCTGGCGCCGAATGCCTTCATGGGACTCATGGCTGTGGGGCTGACCTCTTTGATCGGAATCCAGGCAATGATTAACATGGGTGTCGTGTCCGGAGTTCTTCCCGTAACCGGAATCACCTTGCCTTTTATCAGCTACGGCGGGACATCCTTGTTGTTTACAATGATAGGTACGGGTCTTTTGTTAAATATATCAGCGGTGTCAAATCGATCGGAGGAGGTTTTTTAA
- a CDS encoding UDP-N-acetylmuramoyl-L-alanyl-D-glutamate--2,6-diaminopimelate ligase has protein sequence MKKQQRTIAEITAGINGAEALGDTTAIISGITHDSRRVTRGDLYVCIRGYKSDGHDFAGAAVQAGAAALVVEEYLPLDIPQIKVADTRHMMGYLAAAVYGYPACCLELVGVTGTNGKTTVTHLIERIVQQCGKKTGLIGTLGSRIGDKEYPGEHTTPESTEIQQLMAEMVSQNVQLAVMEVSSHALDLGRVNGCLFNAGIFTNLTQDHLDYHKDMEEYLKAKSLLFSGMNGGKKNQLAVLNADDTACGFLKEQSKKAGCRIVTYGIEHNADYKAGNIRLSDRGVEFTMHYRRKEAELFYSTPGKFSVYNVLAAAAWALESGYDPDNVIKALAGIHGVPGRFESIRQGQPFLVIVDYAHTPDGLENVLRTAREITSGKLITVFGCGGDRDRKKRPLMGEAASRYSDHLVVTSDNPRTEDPAKVIEDILPGISGVDYIVIQDRRSAIGEASAMAEPGDTVLIAGKGHEDYQIIGTEKIHFDDREEVEAALRRLGYVD, from the coding sequence TTGAAGAAGCAGCAAAGAACAATAGCAGAGATCACAGCGGGAATAAACGGTGCGGAAGCCCTTGGCGATACAACGGCAATAATTAGTGGAATTACCCATGACTCGCGACGCGTAACCCGGGGAGATCTTTATGTTTGTATTCGTGGTTACAAGTCAGACGGGCATGATTTTGCCGGTGCTGCTGTTCAGGCGGGTGCTGCAGCACTGGTTGTTGAGGAATATCTGCCACTCGATATCCCACAAATAAAAGTAGCGGATACGCGCCACATGATGGGATATCTCGCTGCAGCAGTCTATGGCTATCCGGCATGCTGTCTGGAACTAGTCGGGGTGACCGGAACGAATGGTAAGACGACGGTCACACACCTGATTGAACGGATCGTCCAGCAATGCGGCAAGAAGACCGGCTTGATCGGTACCTTGGGCAGCCGGATCGGCGATAAGGAATATCCGGGAGAGCATACAACACCGGAATCAACAGAAATACAACAGCTCATGGCGGAAATGGTCTCCCAGAATGTTCAGCTGGCCGTGATGGAAGTATCCTCACATGCCCTGGATCTTGGCCGCGTCAACGGATGTCTGTTTAATGCCGGGATATTTACGAATCTGACCCAAGACCACTTGGATTATCATAAAGATATGGAAGAGTATTTAAAGGCGAAGTCCCTTTTATTTTCGGGTATGAATGGCGGTAAAAAAAATCAGCTGGCCGTACTCAACGCAGATGACACTGCTTGCGGCTTTCTGAAAGAACAGTCGAAGAAAGCAGGCTGTCGTATTGTCACGTATGGCATAGAACACAATGCCGATTATAAAGCAGGGAATATCCGTCTCTCCGATCGCGGGGTCGAATTTACGATGCATTATCGGCGGAAAGAGGCGGAGTTGTTTTACAGCACTCCGGGCAAATTCAGCGTTTACAACGTACTGGCGGCAGCAGCCTGGGCCCTGGAATCAGGGTATGATCCGGATAACGTGATCAAAGCTTTAGCCGGTATCCATGGGGTGCCGGGGCGTTTCGAAAGTATCCGCCAAGGACAGCCTTTTTTGGTTATTGTCGACTACGCCCACACACCGGACGGCTTGGAAAATGTTCTGCGCACGGCACGGGAAATTACATCAGGTAAACTGATCACCGTCTTTGGCTGCGGCGGAGATCGTGACCGCAAGAAACGACCGCTTATGGGTGAAGCAGCCAGCCGCTACAGTGATCATCTTGTTGTTACTTCGGATAATCCGAGGACGGAGGATCCAGCGAAAGTGATAGAAGATATCTTGCCGGGAATAAGCGGTGTGGATTATATTGTGATTCAGGACCGTCGAAGCGCAATCGGTGAAGCCAGTGCGATGGCTGAGCCGGGTGATACCGTTCTGATTGCAGGTAAAGGACATGAGGATTATCAGATCATCGGAACGGAAAAGATCCATTTTGATGACCGTGAAGAGGTTGAAGCAGCATTAAGGAGATTGGGATATGTGGACTAG
- a CDS encoding stage V sporulation protein D, translating into MIQSLKMRKRIVLLFALCSVFIIVLIIRLGFVQLRDGPFLKNLADDQHYRGVPVAAKRGNIEDSNGNILGMSVSSQTIYAIPAEVRKSGQQEEIAAKLSDILDMKKETVLTKITKRTSIEYVRKKVSAQDAAIITEANLAGIGVVEDSTRFYPNGSLAAHVIGFTGVDSQGLEGIEYSRDEELTGISGSILTEYGANGIQIPDAQHEFLQPVQGNTVRLTIDKNIQAFAERELAKLMAGQGVNMAGKIPKSASILVMEPSSGKVLAIASAPTFDPNNYQASSISTRRNIAIQNGYEPGSTFKIITLAASIEEKVFNPKEMFTDPGYATVLGKKIRCWKSGGHGTQTMVEVVENSCNPGFIMLGQRLGMDKFYHYLTAFGFGQKTGIEMSGEAKGILANKKKATALDLATMSIGQTNNVTPIQLLTAVSAVANGGTLLEPQLVQEITGPDGNVITPFTKKVVRRVVSEDTAKQAREVLESVVTNGTGRRTFLPGYRVAGKTGTAQKVSNGGYIQGEYVASFVGFAPANDPKLAILVVIDGVPFYGGVVAAPVFANVMLDSLKYLGVKPDPNAPLTPGEPLYGVEFPPVKEAAVVPSVLGLTQSDAETTLKKDGFKVKVEGTGTTVIDQIPHGEASVEKGSTVLLYLGSEAGKPTLAPWRELYDPDIEAIAGLGQRIPISSNSELSE; encoded by the coding sequence ATGATTCAAAGCCTTAAAATGCGTAAACGCATCGTGTTGCTGTTTGCGTTGTGCAGTGTGTTCATTATCGTCTTGATTATTCGGTTAGGGTTTGTCCAATTACGCGACGGCCCTTTTCTTAAAAACCTGGCAGACGATCAGCATTACAGAGGTGTGCCGGTTGCAGCCAAGCGAGGTAACATCGAGGACAGTAACGGAAATATTCTGGGGATGAGTGTAAGCTCGCAAACGATCTACGCTATTCCGGCTGAAGTCCGCAAGTCAGGGCAGCAGGAAGAAATTGCCGCTAAATTGTCCGATATCCTCGATATGAAGAAGGAAACTGTTCTCACGAAAATAACGAAAAGAACCTCTATCGAATATGTCAGAAAAAAAGTATCTGCGCAGGATGCCGCTATCATTACGGAAGCAAACTTAGCGGGGATCGGGGTGGTCGAAGACAGTACCCGTTTTTATCCCAACGGTTCGTTAGCAGCGCATGTTATTGGATTTACGGGTGTAGACAGTCAAGGACTGGAAGGAATCGAATATTCCAGAGATGAGGAATTAACAGGCATATCCGGCAGTATTCTTACGGAATACGGTGCAAACGGCATCCAGATCCCTGACGCTCAGCATGAATTTCTGCAACCGGTGCAAGGGAATACGGTTCGGCTGACAATCGACAAGAATATTCAAGCCTTTGCTGAAAGAGAGTTAGCTAAGCTCATGGCAGGGCAGGGTGTCAATATGGCAGGCAAGATCCCCAAAAGTGCTTCAATCCTCGTGATGGAGCCTTCCAGCGGGAAAGTGCTGGCAATCGCTTCCGCGCCGACCTTTGATCCGAATAATTACCAGGCTTCCAGTATTTCTACCCGCCGGAACATTGCGATCCAAAACGGTTATGAACCCGGATCGACGTTTAAAATTATCACCCTGGCAGCGTCCATCGAAGAGAAAGTATTTAACCCCAAAGAAATGTTTACCGATCCGGGTTATGCCACCGTCCTCGGGAAAAAGATCCGCTGCTGGAAGTCAGGCGGACATGGGACTCAGACGATGGTCGAAGTGGTGGAGAACTCCTGCAATCCGGGATTCATTATGCTGGGTCAGCGTCTGGGTATGGATAAGTTCTATCATTATCTGACTGCGTTTGGGTTTGGACAGAAGACTGGGATCGAAATGTCAGGAGAAGCCAAAGGTATTCTGGCCAATAAAAAGAAAGCTACGGCTTTGGATTTGGCAACGATGTCCATTGGCCAAACCAACAACGTGACTCCAATCCAGCTGCTTACCGCCGTTTCGGCGGTGGCTAACGGCGGGACCCTTTTGGAGCCGCAGCTTGTTCAAGAAATTACCGGGCCCGACGGCAATGTCATCACCCCGTTCACCAAAAAAGTCGTGCGTCGCGTCGTGAGTGAAGATACCGCCAAACAGGCGCGTGAAGTCCTGGAATCCGTTGTCACCAATGGCACGGGTCGACGGACATTTCTGCCCGGTTACCGTGTCGCCGGGAAAACAGGCACAGCCCAAAAAGTCAGTAACGGCGGATATATTCAGGGCGAATATGTCGCTTCCTTTGTGGGCTTCGCACCGGCGAATGATCCTAAATTAGCAATTTTAGTGGTTATCGATGGGGTGCCTTTCTACGGTGGTGTTGTCGCCGCGCCGGTATTCGCCAACGTGATGCTGGACTCTTTGAAATATCTCGGTGTCAAGCCTGATCCCAATGCGCCGCTCACGCCGGGCGAACCGCTTTATGGCGTGGAATTCCCGCCTGTGAAGGAAGCCGCTGTAGTACCGTCCGTTTTAGGATTGACGCAGTCTGATGCGGAAACCACGTTGAAGAAAGACGGTTTCAAGGTGAAAGTCGAGGGGACGGGGACAACGGTGATCGATCAGATTCCGCACGGGGAAGCGTCAGTAGAAAAAGGATCGACGGTATTGCTGTATCTTGGATCTGAAGCAGGTAAGCCAACACTGGCGCCATGGCGGGAACTCTATGATCCGGATATCGAAGCCATCGCCGGCTTGGGCCAGCGTATTCCGATTAGTTCAAATTCTGAGTTATCGGAGTGA
- a CDS encoding UDP-N-acetylmuramoyl-tripeptide--D-alanyl-D-alanine ligase, whose translation MWTSMTISRIVEGELHGSETATFRGCVIDSRKAQNGEIFIAIQGENTDGHRFISRAFEAGAAIALAQTDRLEAVGFPDVPPDKALIVVPDSLQALQELAKAWRQEIGSFVVGITGSCGKTTTKDMAAAVLAKKFRVHKNLENQNNEIGMPMTILNAPEDTEIMVLEMGMRQLGQIEALCEICCPSIGVITNIGTTHLEFLGSQENIAQAKWELINSLPTEGIAVLNADDQFSMIQATGASVRKVLYGINEHYAHADILGTHICSMGPLSTRFEAIAGSERTEVTLPLPGEHHVLDALAALAVGILKGISLEEGAKALADFTLSKMRLEILHGVHRSTILNDVYNANPDSMKASLKVLAERGGARTVAILGEMYELGDESVAGHRSAGRAAAELGINALVTAGKMAEDIAQGAVDAGFPKTAIRVCCDCREAAECAKEILADMGDGAWVLVKGSRGMHMEKVSEALTMSAIQEPFDTRQ comes from the coding sequence ATGTGGACTAGTATGACGATTTCCCGGATTGTCGAAGGAGAACTTCACGGTTCGGAGACGGCAACCTTCAGGGGATGCGTGATCGATAGCAGAAAAGCGCAGAATGGAGAAATATTTATCGCCATTCAGGGCGAGAATACCGACGGCCATCGGTTTATCAGCAGAGCTTTTGAAGCAGGAGCTGCAATCGCGCTTGCCCAGACGGACAGACTGGAGGCTGTCGGCTTTCCAGACGTACCTCCGGACAAAGCCCTGATCGTCGTTCCGGATTCACTTCAGGCATTGCAGGAGTTGGCTAAAGCCTGGCGGCAGGAAATCGGTTCCTTCGTTGTCGGAATCACCGGCAGCTGCGGTAAAACAACGACAAAAGACATGGCAGCCGCGGTACTTGCGAAAAAATTCAGAGTCCACAAGAATTTGGAAAACCAGAATAACGAGATCGGTATGCCGATGACGATATTAAACGCACCGGAAGATACGGAAATAATGGTCCTGGAGATGGGGATGCGTCAGTTAGGGCAAATTGAAGCGCTTTGTGAGATTTGCTGCCCGTCAATCGGTGTGATCACCAATATTGGAACAACGCATTTGGAGTTTTTAGGCTCTCAAGAAAATATTGCCCAAGCAAAATGGGAATTGATCAACAGTCTGCCCACAGAGGGTATTGCGGTGCTCAATGCCGATGATCAATTCAGCATGATCCAAGCCACTGGGGCTTCAGTTAGGAAAGTTCTCTATGGAATCAACGAACACTATGCCCATGCTGATATACTCGGAACCCATATTTGCAGCATGGGGCCGCTTTCGACCCGATTTGAGGCGATAGCCGGTTCGGAAAGAACAGAGGTAACATTGCCTCTGCCAGGTGAACATCACGTCCTGGATGCACTGGCTGCACTAGCAGTGGGTATCCTCAAGGGCATATCCCTTGAGGAAGGGGCTAAAGCCCTGGCTGACTTCACCTTATCCAAGATGAGACTGGAAATCTTACATGGAGTTCATCGCAGTACGATTCTGAACGATGTTTATAACGCCAACCCGGATTCCATGAAAGCATCTCTCAAAGTACTTGCCGAACGCGGTGGAGCTAGAACAGTCGCCATCCTTGGTGAAATGTATGAACTGGGGGATGAATCCGTAGCCGGCCACCGCTCGGCTGGCCGTGCAGCAGCCGAACTGGGAATCAATGCGCTGGTCACAGCAGGGAAAATGGCGGAAGATATCGCTCAAGGGGCAGTCGATGCCGGCTTCCCCAAAACGGCCATCCGTGTCTGCTGTGATTGCCGTGAAGCAGCGGAATGCGCTAAAGAGATACTGGCTGATATGGGGGATGGCGCGTGGGTCCTGGTGAAAGGATCACGCGGCATGCACATGGAGAAGGTAAGCGAGGCGCTAACAATGAGCGCAATCCAAGAGCCGTTTGATACGCGTCAGTAA
- the murD gene encoding UDP-N-acetylmuramoyl-L-alanine--D-glutamate ligase → MELHGKRVLVVGGGRSGLAAAQKLMQKNADVYLTDMQPLSKLTGVEGLGLDKQKLILEQEPDLDVIQPDLLVLSPGVSPLLPFIRRASTMKIPIWSEVELALRDSQATIIGITGSNGKTTTTTLIGELARKTGRRTVVAGNIGLALCGQVEHLDQHSIIVAELSSFQLELIDKIRVNIAVFLNLTPDHLDRHGTIEGYAAAKARILENQTENDLAVLNWDDPIVREYAKQANGRITFISLKEDLAEGICLQGKDILWKKNGIAVKVMDTRELLLRGNHNIENVMAAIGAALELGLSLPDINHVLRRFQPVAHRQEIVGTFNGILYINDSKGTNPDSSIKALQSYEEPVVLIAGGKNKGLDMTEFLEEAKKRIKSLVLVGMAAPEMAEIARRLGIERILISTGFEDAVDKAIKEAVPGDVVLLSPACTSWDMFKNFEERGELFKRLVTDHYSVYN, encoded by the coding sequence ATGGAATTACACGGAAAACGCGTGCTTGTGGTCGGCGGCGGCAGAAGCGGATTGGCGGCAGCTCAAAAGCTGATGCAAAAAAATGCTGATGTCTATCTGACGGATATGCAGCCTTTGTCTAAATTAACGGGGGTTGAAGGATTAGGACTGGATAAGCAAAAGCTCATCTTGGAACAAGAGCCTGATTTGGATGTGATTCAACCTGATCTGCTGGTTCTATCGCCGGGAGTATCCCCATTGCTCCCATTCATCCGGCGGGCATCGACAATGAAAATCCCGATATGGAGCGAAGTTGAATTGGCCTTAAGGGATTCTCAGGCAACGATTATCGGTATTACAGGCAGTAACGGTAAAACGACAACAACGACACTCATCGGTGAGCTGGCCAGAAAGACAGGGCGACGGACGGTTGTCGCCGGCAATATCGGATTGGCTTTATGCGGGCAAGTGGAACATTTGGATCAGCATAGTATTATTGTCGCCGAATTATCCAGCTTTCAGCTGGAGTTGATCGATAAGATCCGGGTCAATATTGCCGTATTCTTGAATCTGACACCGGATCACCTGGACCGGCATGGTACGATTGAAGGCTATGCTGCGGCAAAAGCCCGGATCCTGGAAAACCAAACGGAAAATGACCTTGCTGTCTTAAACTGGGATGACCCTATTGTCAGAGAGTATGCGAAACAAGCTAATGGCCGCATAACCTTTATCAGTCTCAAAGAAGATCTGGCCGAAGGGATATGTTTACAAGGCAAGGATATTCTCTGGAAAAAAAACGGGATTGCCGTCAAGGTCATGGATACGCGTGAGCTGCTATTACGCGGTAACCACAACATTGAAAATGTGATGGCTGCCATCGGTGCCGCTCTTGAACTGGGTCTTTCGTTACCGGATATTAACCATGTCCTACGCCGTTTTCAGCCAGTGGCCCATCGGCAGGAAATTGTCGGCACATTCAATGGCATCCTTTATATTAATGATTCCAAAGGTACAAATCCGGATTCTTCGATAAAAGCACTGCAATCGTATGAGGAACCCGTCGTTTTGATAGCCGGGGGGAAAAATAAAGGGCTGGATATGACCGAATTCCTGGAAGAAGCCAAGAAAAGGATCAAAAGCCTTGTTCTGGTCGGTATGGCCGCACCGGAAATGGCTGAGATCGCCCGCCGCTTGGGAATCGAGAGAATCCTGATCAGCACAGGCTTTGAGGATGCTGTAGATAAGGCTATTAAGGAAGCCGTACCCGGCGATGTGGTCTTACTGTCACCGGCGTGTACCAGTTGGGACATGTTTAAAAACTTTGAAGAAAGAGGAGAACTGTTCAAACGCTTAGTGACCGACCATTATTCCGTTTATAACTGA
- the rsmH gene encoding 16S rRNA (cytosine(1402)-N(4))-methyltransferase RsmH produces MVFEHKSVLLNESIELVLTDPNGLYVDCTLGGGGHSECLLNKLSPVGRLVCFDQDEIAIANARKKFEDDPRVTVFRNNFAEMEETLQNNGLLPVDGIMYDLGVSSPQLDEAERGFSYMQDAVLDMRMDRRRSLTAEEIVNTWSVEDIAGIIRDYGEENWAARIAKFIGEARVTERIRTTGQLVEIIKSAVPAAARREGPHPAKRTFQAIRMAVNKELEVLEETLDQALRCLKPGGRVAVITFHSLEDRIVKNTFQTWLGKCTCPPGLPVCRCGAEPKAKLVNKKPILPSQEEEDNNPRSRSAKLRAAEKLRSK; encoded by the coding sequence GTGGTGTTTGAACATAAAAGCGTCCTGCTCAACGAATCGATAGAGCTCGTGTTAACAGATCCCAACGGTCTTTATGTCGACTGTACCTTAGGCGGAGGCGGCCATTCCGAATGCCTTCTGAATAAATTAAGTCCGGTGGGCAGGCTGGTATGTTTTGATCAGGATGAAATAGCTATTGCTAATGCCCGAAAAAAGTTTGAAGATGATCCCAGGGTCACCGTATTTCGAAATAATTTTGCCGAGATGGAAGAGACCCTTCAGAATAATGGATTACTCCCTGTGGATGGGATCATGTATGATTTGGGAGTGTCTTCCCCGCAGCTCGATGAAGCGGAACGCGGATTCAGCTATATGCAGGACGCCGTCCTCGATATGCGGATGGATCGCCGGAGGTCGCTTACAGCGGAGGAAATCGTCAATACCTGGAGTGTCGAAGACATTGCGGGAATTATCCGGGACTACGGTGAAGAAAACTGGGCGGCACGGATCGCTAAATTCATCGGCGAAGCGCGTGTCACAGAACGCATTCGGACCACAGGACAGCTTGTGGAAATTATCAAAAGCGCAGTACCTGCTGCTGCCCGGCGGGAAGGACCGCATCCCGCAAAACGAACATTTCAGGCAATCCGGATGGCGGTGAACAAAGAACTTGAGGTACTGGAGGAAACGCTGGATCAGGCCTTACGCTGTTTAAAACCGGGCGGAAGGGTGGCCGTGATCACGTTTCATTCTCTGGAAGACCGGATTGTAAAGAATACGTTTCAAACGTGGCTGGGTAAATGTACATGTCCGCCGGGCCTGCCGGTTTGCCGCTGCGGTGCTGAACCCAAGGCTAAACTTGTAAATAAGAAACCGATCCTTCCGTCACAGGAAGAGGAAGATAATAATCCCAGATCACGAAGTGCAAAGCTGCGTGCCGCTGAGAAATTAAGGTCTAAATAG
- a CDS encoding septum formation initiator family protein produces MISAQRKLQFNESFAYQDDVEYRVPVRQNVKKAAAPSKKTSQAQKYRVLALVTILGIIGMFGLIGAKTVHITVVKAAEIKALEKDLQTLGVENDLLQVEVDKLSSVSRIEKVALAMGMEKPTGTIYIASSLIQPENTAEVDTTQKTAAAQVEGETKSAFGNIFSIFSSFFASTQR; encoded by the coding sequence ATGATATCAGCACAAAGAAAACTGCAATTCAATGAATCCTTTGCCTACCAGGATGATGTTGAGTATCGCGTTCCGGTAAGGCAAAACGTAAAAAAAGCCGCCGCCCCATCTAAAAAGACCTCCCAGGCTCAGAAATACCGGGTGCTGGCCCTGGTGACCATTTTAGGAATCATCGGCATGTTTGGCCTGATTGGCGCAAAAACGGTACATATCACGGTTGTTAAAGCGGCAGAAATCAAAGCACTGGAAAAAGATCTGCAAACATTGGGTGTTGAAAATGATCTTCTTCAAGTCGAAGTCGATAAACTCAGTTCCGTATCGCGAATTGAAAAGGTCGCTTTAGCCATGGGAATGGAAAAACCGACAGGCACGATTTACATTGCCAGCAGTCTGATTCAACCAGAAAATACAGCTGAGGTGGATACAACTCAGAAGACGGCGGCTGCCCAGGTAGAAGGCGAGACAAAATCAGCATTTGGTAATATATTCAGTATTTTTTCCAGCTTTTTTGCCTCAACCCAGCGTTAA
- the mraY gene encoding phospho-N-acetylmuramoyl-pentapeptide-transferase has product MTEKIYLAAGIALLVSLIAGPFLIPVLRTLKFGQSIREDGPKRHLAKAGTPTIGGLIFLIGIAAGVLIIAEKPYSPGLLTMLGMLLGFGLIGFLDDFLKVLRRQNLGLRAWQKLVGQIFLAVILVGIATLLLNRGTALGIPFTTYTLDLGIFYYPVIVIVIVYFTNTVNLTDGLDGLAAGCTVFSAVGYVVIAYLAARTGFLGDILVSSSDLAVFAAAIVGGCVGFLRFNMHPARVFMGDCGSLALGGGLSALAVLSKSEFVLLIIGAVYVVEGLSVMLQVVSFKTRGKRIFRMAPLHHHFELGGWSEKKVVRFFWTAAALCMVIGIGSFWMMIT; this is encoded by the coding sequence GTGACTGAAAAAATCTATCTGGCAGCGGGCATCGCCCTGCTGGTTAGCCTTATCGCCGGACCTTTTCTTATTCCGGTCCTGCGTACGTTAAAATTTGGACAGAGTATTCGGGAAGATGGGCCGAAGCGGCACTTGGCGAAAGCCGGGACACCGACAATTGGCGGACTTATATTTCTTATTGGAATTGCAGCAGGCGTTCTGATCATAGCGGAAAAGCCCTACTCACCGGGGCTCTTAACCATGCTCGGCATGTTGCTTGGATTTGGACTGATTGGTTTTCTTGATGATTTCTTAAAAGTTTTACGCAGACAGAACCTGGGGTTACGGGCATGGCAAAAGCTTGTTGGACAGATTTTCCTTGCTGTGATATTAGTCGGGATCGCAACGCTCCTTCTGAACAGAGGGACAGCCTTAGGTATCCCGTTTACGACATATACCTTGGATCTTGGCATATTCTATTATCCTGTCATAGTCATTGTCATCGTTTATTTTACGAATACAGTCAATCTGACCGATGGGCTGGATGGTTTGGCCGCAGGCTGCACGGTATTTTCTGCGGTCGGTTATGTGGTTATTGCCTATCTTGCCGCCCGAACCGGATTCTTAGGAGATATCCTGGTATCCTCCAGTGATCTGGCTGTTTTTGCAGCGGCTATTGTTGGCGGATGTGTTGGTTTCCTGCGTTTCAATATGCACCCGGCGCGTGTGTTTATGGGAGACTGCGGCTCACTGGCTTTGGGCGGCGGACTGTCCGCTTTGGCGGTGCTCAGCAAAAGTGAGTTCGTCCTTCTGATCATCGGTGCGGTCTATGTCGTGGAAGGACTGTCGGTTATGCTCCAGGTTGTCTCATTCAAAACCAGAGGGAAACGCATCTTTAGAATGGCTCCGCTTCACCATCATTTCGAGCTGGGCGGGTGGAGCGAAAAGAAGGTCGTCAGATTCTTTTGGACAGCCGCAGCACTGTGTATGGTCATTGGCATCGGCTCATTTTGGATGATGATCACCTGA
- the mraZ gene encoding division/cell wall cluster transcriptional repressor MraZ — translation MFMGEFLHTIDNKGRLIIPAKFRELLGNTSFVTKGLDNCLFLYPEHEWQSFVEKLQKLPVSQPKAREFVRLFFSGAVEGEFDKQGRILVPANLREYALLDKDVIVVGVMNRIEIWDAAKWKEYSKAAADHYDEAAESLVDLGI, via the coding sequence ATGTTCATGGGGGAATTCCTCCATACGATAGACAATAAAGGCCGGTTGATTATACCAGCAAAATTCCGGGAACTCCTTGGTAATACATCTTTTGTCACCAAGGGTCTGGATAATTGTCTGTTTCTTTACCCTGAACACGAATGGCAGTCCTTTGTCGAGAAGCTTCAGAAGCTCCCCGTTTCACAGCCCAAAGCCCGTGAATTTGTCCGTTTGTTTTTTTCCGGCGCTGTAGAGGGTGAATTCGACAAGCAAGGCAGGATTCTTGTACCGGCTAATTTGCGGGAATACGCCCTATTGGACAAGGATGTCATTGTCGTCGGTGTCATGAACCGAATTGAGATCTGGGATGCAGCCAAGTGGAAAGAATACAGCAAGGCAGCTGCTGACCATTATGATGAGGCGGCGGAATCCCTTGTTGATTTGGGGATCTAG